The DNA region GCAAGTGCCATCGACCGCGAAGCCCCACTCAGGCAGGGGCAGCGCTACTGAAACGGTACAACTCTGTGTATGCGTGTAGGAGCTGTCGAGTGCAACGAGGCTGCGATCTTTTGATTTTGATTCAACGGTAAAATCAAAAGATCGCAGCCTCGTTGCACTCGACAGCTCCTACAAGGTCGCGCAGTGTAACGGCAAAAAGCCGACTTGCTAAGAGCCAATCGGCGCCAATTTATGCCTCTTTTGCGATGTCCGACCCACGGGCCCGAAGATACCGCTTCAACGCGGCCAGAGAGTCCGGGCAATAAGGCTTTTGCTGGATTTCCAGCAGGACCTGGTCGACGGGGATGAAGCGCGCTTCAAGGACTTCTTCGGGTTGCAGGATCAATGGACCGTCCCACACCGCCGAAAACGCCGAACACCAGAGCCGATTACCGGTGTCTTCGAAGAAAAAGTGATCATGGGCAGTCAGTTCCACACCGCTCACGCCCAGCTCTTCTTCCAGCTCGCGGGCAGCCGATTCGGCGTAGGTTTCGCTAGCGAGCACCACCCCCCCCGCCGCCACATCCCAGAAACCTGGATAAATGGCTTTGCTCAGCGTGCGTCGATGCACGCAGAGTTCACCGGCGCAATTGAACAGCATGATGTAAGTGCCGCGCCCGATCAGCCCGCGTTCACGCAGGTCGGAGCGGACCAGGGCGCCGAGCAGGTTGTCCTGCTCGTCGACCCAGGCGATCTGTTCGGCATCCGAGGCCGCGCGGTGCGCGACCTCTCTGGCGCTATCGACCATGACTTAGCCCTGATTGAGCAATTGACGCAAATCGATCACTGCGGCGTTGGCCCGGGAGATGTAGTTGGCCATGACCAGCGAATGGTTGGCCAGCACCCCGAAGCCGCTGCCATTAAGGATCATAGGACTCCAGACCGGTTCCTGCGAGGCTTCCAGTTCACGAATGATCTGACGCACGCTGACCGTGGCGTTCTTCTTGGCCAGAACATCGGCGAAGTCGACTTCGATGGCGCGCAGCAAGTGAGACAAGGCCCAGGCCTGACCGCGAGCTTCATAGAACACGTTATCGATTTGCATCCACGGGGTCTCGACGATCTCTTCGTCGACCTGCGGCACCTGACCCGGAGCCAGGACTTCGGTTTTCAGCGCGGTGTTGAGCTTGACCCGGCCTACGCTGGCCGACAGCCGTTGCGACAGCGAGCCCAAACGAGTACCGACATCGCCCAGCCAGTTGTTCAGGTTGTCGGCGCGAGCATAGAACAGCGCGCTTTTCTGACTCGGGTCGGACAGCCGCGCCTGATAACGGCTCAGGGAGTTGATGCCTTCCTGGTATTCGGACTCACTGGAGGGCAGCACCCAGCTCTTGTTGTCGAAGTTGAAGCGCGGCTCGGCCTTGGCCAGGTCAGCATCTTCGGTGGACTGCGACTGCGAACGGGCGAAGTCTTTACGCATGGCACGACTCAGGTCGCGGACCTGGACCAGCACGCCATATTCCCAGCTCGGCGTGTTGTCCATCCACAGGCCCGGCGGGAAACGGTCGTTGGAAATATAACCACCCGGTTTGCTCAGCAAAGTACCGGCGACGGTCTTGAGGGTTTCGACCGTGGTGTAGCCGATGACCATTTGCTTGCCTTCTTTCTCGGCGGCCATCTGGGCATTCTTCTGAACCGGGAACAGCGCAGGTTCCTGGCTCCAGTACCAGCCCAGCGCAATAGCCACCAACAAGTAAATGGCAATCAGAGTGGCCAGCGCCCGGCTGAACAACAGGCCACCCAAGTAACTGCGGGTGGCCGATTTCGGTTCAGCGGCACGTTCAGGCGCGCTGCCCGCGCGGTTCTTCCAGTCCAGCATGGCGATATCCTTTCAATCACTTGAGTTCATCGGTTCGACCACAACCCTATCTCATCGTGCCTCGTTTGCCGCGCATTAAATCCTGCGCAAACACCTACCCGCACAATGGCCACGATCGACGGCCACTATAAGTGAAGCACAGCGCTGAGCCTATGCGACCAGTCGGTCAGAAACTGAATAAGGTCGCTTTACAGTTAATTGATGTACGACACTCATGCGATGGAAAAGAGGTGCTAGCATAGAGCCACCAGTCGATCTCAGCATGCACCCTAACTAGTAGTCAGGATATGACCGAGCCAGAAGACCCCAGCCGTGAGCGCCTCAAGCACCACTTTGCCCAGCGGGTAATTCATCAGGCACGTCAAATTCTTGAGATATGGCAGCGCCTGCAACGCAGCGAGTGGTCCACCACCGACTTATCGGAACTGAGCGAGGCCAACCTGCGCCTGCTGCGTTTCGCCGAACGCTTCGATCAACCTGAACACACCCAACTGGCACGCCACATCGGTCAGTCGCTGGAGGCTGTCGACGCCAATCGCGGACGCCTGAGCAGCGGACTGATCACTGACCTCAATCGTTTGATGCAGCGCCTGTCGCGCACCGGTCTGCGCCACGGCGACCAACTCGAACAAACCTTCCTGCCGCCGCTGCGCAAGCCGGTCTACGTGATGCTGCAGGATTACGACCGCGCCGAGCGTCTGGCCAAGCAGCTGGAATTTTTTGGGCTCAGCGCGCAAGCCCTCGACAGCGTTGCGGCGTTCCGCTCTTCGATGGTCGAGCGCTTGCCTGCGGCGATCGTCATGGACGTGGACTTCAGTGGCGCCGGCATCGGCCTGAAACTGGCTGCCGAAGCCCAGGAAGGCCTTGATCATCAATTGCCGCTGTTGTTCTTCAGCCTGCACGAAACCGACACCCCGACCCGCCTCGCCGCCGTGCGTGCCGGTGGCCAGGAATTCCTGACCGGCACCCTCGAAGCCTCGAACCTGCTGGAGAAAATCGAAGTCCTGACCTGCGTCGCCCAGTACGAACCTTATAAAGTGCTGATCATCGACGATTCCCGCGCCCAGGCCCTGCACACCGAGCGCCTGCTCAACAGCGCCGGGATCGTCACGCGGACCTTGATCGAGCCGATCCAGGCCATGGCCGAGCTCGCGGACTTCCAGCCAGACCTGATCATCCTCGACATGTACATGCCGGCCTGCACCGGTACTGAACTGGCCAAAGTGATCCGCCACAACGACCGTTACGTCAGCGTGCCGATCATTTACCTGTCGGCCGAAGACGATCTGGACAAGCAGCTCGACGCCATGAGCGAAGGCGGCGACGACTTCCTGACCAAACCGATCAAGCCCCGACACCTGATCACCACCGTGCGCAACCGCGCGGCGCGGGCGCGCAATCTCAAGGCGCGGATGGTGCGCGACAGCCTGACCGGCTTGTACAACCACACCCACATTCTGCAATTGCTCGAAGACTGTTCGTTCCGCGCCCGTCGCGAGAACAAGCCGCTGAGCTTTGCGATGCTCGACATCGACCACTTCAAACGGGTCAACGACAGCCACGGCCACCCCATGGGCGATCGGGTGATCAAGAGCCTGGCGCTGTTTCTCAAGCAACGCTTGCGCAAAACTGATTTCATCGGCCGTTACGGCGGTGAAGAATTCGCCATCGTCATGCCGGACACCGATCTCGAATCGGCCCACAAAGTGCTCGACGAAATCCGTCGACGCTTTGCCGAGATTCACTACCCGGCTCAACCGCAGGACCTCTGGTGCACGTTCAGCGCCGGGGTGGTGGAACTGTGTGAAAACTCCGACAGCCTGATGATGGCCAGCCAGGCAGACGAAGCGCTGTACCGCGCGAAGGACGCCGGACGCAACCGCGTGCAGGCTGCGCGGACGTCAAAGCAAAGTGCCACCTTTTCATCGGAATCGACCCATCCGGTCATAACCCTGTAACACAAACGCAATAAATTCAGGCGCTTACCATTCTGCCGCTGGTAGACCCGCGATGCGCCTGAAGCTGCTGACCAATCTCAATACCCTCCTTTTAGTCGCCGTGTGTGTGGCCCTTGGAGCCACACTGTGGTGGTCACAAAAAGCCCTGGAGCGCCCGTATCTATTGATGGAGCGTTACCTGGGCTTGTCCCAGCAATTTCAAAATGAAGTCG from Pseudomonas sp. ACM7 includes:
- the gcbA gene encoding diguanylate cyclase GcbA; this encodes MTEPEDPSRERLKHHFAQRVIHQARQILEIWQRLQRSEWSTTDLSELSEANLRLLRFAERFDQPEHTQLARHIGQSLEAVDANRGRLSSGLITDLNRLMQRLSRTGLRHGDQLEQTFLPPLRKPVYVMLQDYDRAERLAKQLEFFGLSAQALDSVAAFRSSMVERLPAAIVMDVDFSGAGIGLKLAAEAQEGLDHQLPLLFFSLHETDTPTRLAAVRAGGQEFLTGTLEASNLLEKIEVLTCVAQYEPYKVLIIDDSRAQALHTERLLNSAGIVTRTLIEPIQAMAELADFQPDLIILDMYMPACTGTELAKVIRHNDRYVSVPIIYLSAEDDLDKQLDAMSEGGDDFLTKPIKPRHLITTVRNRAARARNLKARMVRDSLTGLYNHTHILQLLEDCSFRARRENKPLSFAMLDIDHFKRVNDSHGHPMGDRVIKSLALFLKQRLRKTDFIGRYGGEEFAIVMPDTDLESAHKVLDEIRRRFAEIHYPAQPQDLWCTFSAGVVELCENSDSLMMASQADEALYRAKDAGRNRVQAARTSKQSATFSSESTHPVITL
- a CDS encoding DUF2333 family protein, translating into MLDWKNRAGSAPERAAEPKSATRSYLGGLLFSRALATLIAIYLLVAIALGWYWSQEPALFPVQKNAQMAAEKEGKQMVIGYTTVETLKTVAGTLLSKPGGYISNDRFPPGLWMDNTPSWEYGVLVQVRDLSRAMRKDFARSQSQSTEDADLAKAEPRFNFDNKSWVLPSSESEYQEGINSLSRYQARLSDPSQKSALFYARADNLNNWLGDVGTRLGSLSQRLSASVGRVKLNTALKTEVLAPGQVPQVDEEIVETPWMQIDNVFYEARGQAWALSHLLRAIEVDFADVLAKKNATVSVRQIIRELEASQEPVWSPMILNGSGFGVLANHSLVMANYISRANAAVIDLRQLLNQG
- a CDS encoding NUDIX hydrolase, with protein sequence MVDSAREVAHRAASDAEQIAWVDEQDNLLGALVRSDLRERGLIGRGTYIMLFNCAGELCVHRRTLSKAIYPGFWDVAAGGVVLASETYAESAARELEEELGVSGVELTAHDHFFFEDTGNRLWCSAFSAVWDGPLILQPEEVLEARFIPVDQVLLEIQQKPYCPDSLAALKRYLRARGSDIAKEA